Proteins from a genomic interval of Osmia bicornis bicornis chromosome 13, iOsmBic2.1, whole genome shotgun sequence:
- the LOC114880181 gene encoding MOB kinase activator-like 3 encodes MTALSGFMEFFQKGKTFRPKKRFAHGTLRYSLHKQAQASLNSGINLRSVVKLPPGEDLNDWIAVHVVDFFNRINLIYGTVSEYCDSASCPTMSGGARFEYLWADGEKYKKPTALPAPQYVSLLMDWIEAQINNETIFPVSTDVPFPKTFVPLCRKILTRLFRVFVHVYIHHFDRIVAIGAEAHVNTCYKHFYYFVTEFELVNTKELEPLAEMTSKVCKDTASPTQTTAPSNNAR; translated from the exons ATGACCGCATTAAGTGGTTTTATGGAGTTTTTTCAAAAAGGAAAG ACATTCAGACCAAAAAAGCGATTTGCCCATGGAACATTGCGATATTCTTTGCATAAACAAGCACAAGCTTCATTGAATTCTGGAATTAATTTAAGATCTGTTGTAAAATTACCTCCTGGGGAGGACTTGAACGATTGGATTGCTGTACAtg tggtagatttttttaatagaataaatcTAATATATGGTACTGTTTCTGAATATTGTGATTCTGCATCTTGTCCTACTATGAGCGGTGGGGCTcgatttgaatatttatggGCAGAtggtgaaaaatataaaaaaccTACTGCATTACCAGCACCACAATATGTTAGTCTTCTCATGGATTGGATTGAAGCacaaattaataatgaaactatATTTCCTGTTTCAACAG atGTTCCATTCCCAAAAACATTTGTACCATTGTGTAGAAAAATTTTGACACGCTTGTTTAGGGTTTTTGTCCATGTTTACATACATCATTTTGATCGTATTGTTGCCATAGGAGCA gAGGCACATGTAAATACAtgttacaaacatttttactATTTTGTAACAGAATTTGAattagtaaatacaaaagaaTTGGAGCCATTGGCTGAAATGACTTCTAAGGTTTGTAAGGATACTGCATCGCCAACACAAACCACAGCACCATCAAATAATGCTAGATAG
- the LOC114880177 gene encoding mitochondrial-processing peptidase subunit beta isoform X1: MRVASEDSGSPTATVGIWIDAGSRFETDETNGVAHFMEHMAFKGTSKRSQTDLELEIENMGAQLNAYTSREQTIFYARSLAEDIPKTIEILSDIIQNSKLGESEIERERGVILREMQEVETNLQEVVLDHLHSSAYQGTPLGRTILGPTQNIKSITRKDLLEYVRTHYGPPRFVLAGAGGVDHNALVDLAQKHFGQMKGPVYDEIPPPLTPCRYTGSEIRVRDDNIPHAHIAIAVEGAAWSDADTIPLMVANTLMGAWDRSQGGGLNNASYLAQAAAAGLAHSFLSFNTCYKDTGLWGVYFVCDPMSIEDFLHCIQTEWMKLCISVTEKEVERAKNSLKTNMLLQLDGTSAICEDIGRQMLCYNRRIPLHELEARIDGVTASNIHDVCMKYIYDQCPVVAAVGPVENLPDYTLIRAGMYRLRV, encoded by the exons ATGAGAGTAGCCAGTGAAGATAGTGGATCTCCAACAGCCACTGTTGGGATATGGATTGATGCTGGCAGTCGTTTTGAAACTGATGAAACCAATGGAGTTGCTCATTTCATGGAACACATGGCTTTCAAA GGAACTTCAAAACGCTCTCAAACTGACCTAGAGTTGGAAATAGAAAACATGGGAGCTCAGTTGAATGCTTACACAAGCAGAGAACAAACAATATTTTATGCTAGATCTTTGGCAGAAGATATTCCAAAGACCATTGAAATTTTGAGTGACATCATTCAGAATTCAAAACTGGGTGAAAgtgaaattgaaagagaacGTGGTGTTATCTTAAGAGAAATGCAGGAGGTTGAAACAAATCTGCAAGAAGTTGTTCTTGATCATTTACATTCAAGTGCATATCAAGGCACACCTTTGGGAAGAACAATTCTTGGTCCAACTCAgaatattaaaagtattacACGAAAAGATCTTCTTGAATATGTTAGGACACACTATGGTCCACCTAG GTTTGTTTTAGCTGGTGCAGGTGGTGTAGATCATAATGCTCTGGTAGATCTGGCTCAGAAACATTTTGGTCAAATGAAAGGACCGGTCTATGATGAAATTCCACCTCCCCTTACACCGTGTCGTTACACGGGATCTGAAATAAGAGTTCGCGATGATAATATTCCCCATGCACATATTGCCATTGCTGTTGAAGGTGCTGCATGGTCTGATGCTGATACCATTCCTCTTATGGTTGCCAATACTCTTATGGGAGCATGGGATCGCAGCCAAGGAGGAGGTTTAAATAATGCGAGCTATTTGGCTCAAGCTGCTGCAGCTGGGCTAGCCCACAGTTTTCTAAGTTTTAATACTTGCTACAAA GATACAGGACTTTGGGGTGTATATTTCGTTTGCGATCCCATGTCAATAGAGGATTTTTTACACTGTATACAAACTGAATGGATGAAATTATGTATATCAGTTACAGAGAAAGAAGTAGAACGCGCAAAAAATAGTCTTAAAACAAATATGCTTCTTCAGTTGGATGGAACTAGTGCAATTTGTGAAGACATTGGCCGACAGATGCTTTGTTACAATCGACGTATACCTCTTCATGAACTTGAAGCTAGGATAGAT GGCGTAACTGCTTCAAATATTCATGATGTTTGCATGAAATACATTTACGATCAGTGTCCGGTTGTTGCAGCCGTTGGACCAGTTGAAAATCTACCCGATTATACCCTAATTCGTGCCGGCATGTACAGATTGCGAGTATAA
- the LOC114880177 gene encoding mitochondrial-processing peptidase subunit beta isoform X2, whose protein sequence is MATRLLKVSSALRTCTNKTSLVKVQKQWQSTASSLKEILINQPATKVTTLDCGMRVASEDSGSPTATVGIWIDAGSRFETDETNGVAHFMEHMAFKGTSKRSQTDLELEIENMGAQLNAYTSREQTIFYARSLAEDIPKTIEILSDIIQNSKLGESEIERERGVILREMQEVETNLQEVVLDHLHSSAYQGTPLGRTILGPTQNIKSITRKDLLEYVRTHYGPPRFVLAGAGGVDHNALVDLAQKHFGQMKGPVYDEIPPPLTPCRYTGSEIRVRDDNIPHAHIAIAVEGAAWSDADTIPLMVANTLMGAWDRSQGGGLNNASYLAQAAAAGLAHSFLSFNTCYKDTGLWGVYFVCDPMSIEDFLHCIQTEWMKLCISVTEKEVERAKNSLKTNMLLQLDGTSAICEDIGRQMLCYNRRIPLHELEARIDGVTASNIHDVCMKYIYDQCPVVAAVGPVENLPDYTLIRAGMYRLRV, encoded by the exons ATGGCGACTCGTCTGCTTAAAGTTAGCTCCGCTTTGCGGACGTGCACTAATAAAACCAGCCTTGTAAAG GTACAAAAGCAATGGCAATCTACAGCATCATCTTTAAAGGAGATACTTATCAATCAACCTGCAACAAAAGTTACAACTTTAGACTGCGGTATGAGAGTAGCCAGTGAAGATAGTGGATCTCCAACAGCCACTGTTGGGATATGGATTGATGCTGGCAGTCGTTTTGAAACTGATGAAACCAATGGAGTTGCTCATTTCATGGAACACATGGCTTTCAAA GGAACTTCAAAACGCTCTCAAACTGACCTAGAGTTGGAAATAGAAAACATGGGAGCTCAGTTGAATGCTTACACAAGCAGAGAACAAACAATATTTTATGCTAGATCTTTGGCAGAAGATATTCCAAAGACCATTGAAATTTTGAGTGACATCATTCAGAATTCAAAACTGGGTGAAAgtgaaattgaaagagaacGTGGTGTTATCTTAAGAGAAATGCAGGAGGTTGAAACAAATCTGCAAGAAGTTGTTCTTGATCATTTACATTCAAGTGCATATCAAGGCACACCTTTGGGAAGAACAATTCTTGGTCCAACTCAgaatattaaaagtattacACGAAAAGATCTTCTTGAATATGTTAGGACACACTATGGTCCACCTAG GTTTGTTTTAGCTGGTGCAGGTGGTGTAGATCATAATGCTCTGGTAGATCTGGCTCAGAAACATTTTGGTCAAATGAAAGGACCGGTCTATGATGAAATTCCACCTCCCCTTACACCGTGTCGTTACACGGGATCTGAAATAAGAGTTCGCGATGATAATATTCCCCATGCACATATTGCCATTGCTGTTGAAGGTGCTGCATGGTCTGATGCTGATACCATTCCTCTTATGGTTGCCAATACTCTTATGGGAGCATGGGATCGCAGCCAAGGAGGAGGTTTAAATAATGCGAGCTATTTGGCTCAAGCTGCTGCAGCTGGGCTAGCCCACAGTTTTCTAAGTTTTAATACTTGCTACAAA GATACAGGACTTTGGGGTGTATATTTCGTTTGCGATCCCATGTCAATAGAGGATTTTTTACACTGTATACAAACTGAATGGATGAAATTATGTATATCAGTTACAGAGAAAGAAGTAGAACGCGCAAAAAATAGTCTTAAAACAAATATGCTTCTTCAGTTGGATGGAACTAGTGCAATTTGTGAAGACATTGGCCGACAGATGCTTTGTTACAATCGACGTATACCTCTTCATGAACTTGAAGCTAGGATAGAT GGCGTAACTGCTTCAAATATTCATGATGTTTGCATGAAATACATTTACGATCAGTGTCCGGTTGTTGCAGCCGTTGGACCAGTTGAAAATCTACCCGATTATACCCTAATTCGTGCCGGCATGTACAGATTGCGAGTATAA